A single region of the Gephyromycinifex aptenodytis genome encodes:
- a CDS encoding peptidylprolyl isomerase has protein sequence MTNVTLHTNKGDINLVLFPDHAPKTVESFVGLATGEREYKDDAGRTNPTPFYDGLIFHRVIPGFMIQGGCPLGQGIGGPGYQFDDEISPDKDYSKPYLLAMANAGKRGGRGTNGSQFFITVAPTPHLTGKHTIFGEVADGPSREVVDAIAAVPTGAMDRPVEDVVIEKVTVQN, from the coding sequence ATGACCAACGTGACTCTTCACACGAACAAGGGCGACATCAACCTCGTCCTCTTCCCGGACCACGCACCCAAGACGGTCGAGAGCTTCGTCGGCCTCGCCACCGGCGAACGTGAGTACAAGGACGACGCCGGCCGTACCAACCCCACCCCGTTCTACGACGGGCTCATCTTCCACCGCGTCATCCCCGGCTTCATGATCCAGGGTGGCTGCCCCCTGGGTCAGGGCATTGGTGGCCCCGGCTACCAGTTCGACGATGAGATCAGCCCCGACAAGGACTACTCCAAGCCCTACCTGCTCGCCATGGCGAACGCCGGCAAGCGCGGCGGGCGTGGCACCAACGGCTCGCAGTTCTTCATCACTGTTGCCCCGACGCCGCACCTGACCGGCAAGCACACCATCTTCGGTGAGGTCGCTGACGGCCCCTCGCGCGAGGTCGTCGACGCTATCGCCGCCGTTCCCACCGGTGCCATGGACCGCCCGGTCGAGGACGTCGTGATCGAGAAGGTCACCGTCCAGAACTGA
- a CDS encoding rhomboid family intramembrane serine protease: MSEVPARTAPVCPRHPERISYLACQRCGRPTCPECQIPAPVGFHCRDCMQQAQPTAVQRSRFGGVVTPGTRVTFTLMALCAVIYLLQRIFPQVSEMGEFSAQLGLAQPWRFLTSAFLHSETDVMHLIFNLAGLYVMGQFLEPLLGRARFIALYLLSAVGGSVGYLLLAAAPVSHGSFAAWTQTMVGASGAVFGLFGAAIVVLVRTGSSVRGMLFLVAINLALPLIYPNIAWQAHLGGLLVGLACAAVLVWTGPAQRRRWSWPGLIFIGCVILGAAVLKYALVLDAYLGLRYGV; this comes from the coding sequence GTGAGTGAGGTCCCGGCTCGCACCGCCCCCGTCTGCCCCCGCCACCCTGAGCGGATCAGCTACTTGGCCTGCCAGCGGTGTGGACGCCCCACCTGCCCGGAGTGTCAGATACCCGCGCCGGTGGGTTTTCACTGCCGCGACTGCATGCAACAGGCTCAGCCAACGGCGGTCCAGCGTTCCCGCTTCGGCGGGGTGGTGACCCCTGGCACCCGAGTGACGTTCACCCTGATGGCGTTATGCGCCGTGATCTACCTGCTGCAACGCATCTTTCCGCAGGTCAGCGAAATGGGGGAATTTTCCGCGCAACTCGGTCTCGCCCAGCCGTGGCGCTTCCTGACGTCGGCGTTTTTGCACAGTGAGACCGACGTGATGCACCTGATCTTCAACCTTGCCGGGCTGTATGTCATGGGCCAATTCCTGGAGCCCCTATTGGGCCGGGCCCGGTTCATCGCTCTATACCTGCTCAGCGCCGTCGGCGGCTCGGTCGGCTATCTGCTGTTGGCCGCTGCCCCGGTCAGCCACGGCTCGTTCGCCGCCTGGACCCAGACCATGGTGGGCGCTTCCGGGGCCGTCTTCGGTCTCTTCGGTGCGGCCATTGTCGTCCTGGTGCGTACCGGTAGCTCTGTGCGGGGAATGCTCTTCCTGGTGGCCATCAACCTGGCGCTGCCGCTGATCTACCCCAATATCGCCTGGCAAGCCCATCTCGGTGGGCTCCTGGTCGGTCTGGCCTGTGCTGCGGTGCTGGTGTGGACGGGCCCCGCGCAGCGCCGCCGCTGGTCCTGGCCCGGCCTGATCTTCATCGGGTGCGTCATCCTCGGGGCAGCTGTCCTCAAGTACGCCCTCGTACTCGATGCCTACCTGGGGTTGCGGTACGGGGTGTAG